Proteins encoded in a region of the Ruegeria sp. AD91A genome:
- a CDS encoding CvpA family protein, producing the protein MEGFTIIDGVVALIIVLSGLLAYSRGFMREVLAIAGWVAAAVLAFIFAPQAVPLVKEIPVVGDFLRDSCELSVITGFAAVFAVALIVVSIFTPLFSSLVQRSALGGLDQALGLFFGIARGILLVAIAFFVYDTVMTGQSYTIVDESRSAKVFEQFSSQIEEQNPEAALGWVTAQYEELVASCTAGNEQPATTAPADG; encoded by the coding sequence ATGGAAGGTTTTACAATAATTGACGGGGTGGTCGCGCTGATCATCGTGCTGTCGGGCTTGCTGGCCTACTCACGCGGTTTCATGCGCGAGGTTCTGGCCATTGCAGGCTGGGTCGCAGCGGCTGTTCTGGCATTCATCTTTGCCCCACAGGCCGTGCCGCTGGTCAAGGAAATACCGGTGGTCGGAGATTTCCTGCGCGACAGCTGTGAACTGTCGGTGATCACCGGTTTTGCAGCAGTCTTCGCCGTGGCGCTGATTGTGGTCAGCATCTTTACACCGCTGTTTTCATCGCTGGTCCAGCGCTCGGCTTTGGGCGGGCTGGATCAGGCGCTGGGGCTGTTCTTCGGCATCGCGCGCGGCATTCTGCTGGTTGCAATCGCCTTCTTTGTCTATGACACGGTCATGACAGGCCAGTCCTATACAATCGTGGACGAAAGCCGCTCGGCCAAAGTGTTCGAGCAGTTCAGCAGCCAGATTGAAGAACAAAACCCCGAAGCGGCTCTGGGGTGGGTGACTGCACAATATGAAGAGTTGGTCGCCAGCTGCACCGCAGGAAACGAACAACCCGCAACCACCGCACCCGCTGACGGGTAA
- the radA gene encoding DNA repair protein RadA, translating into MVKTTSFSCSACGATHTRWSGRCDGCGEWNTIVQDAPLSAGPAKKSLGGKRGQSIALTDLSTEETPPPRTLCGVEELDRVLGGGLVPASALLVGGDPGIGKSTLLLQAAARFARAGVKTIYVSGEEASAQVRMRARRLGLEDAPVQLAAETNLRDILTTLEAEKPGLAIIDSIQTMWADNVDSAPGSVSQVRAAAHELTTFAKRHGVSIIMVGHVTKDGQIAGPRVVEHMVDTVLYFEGERGHQFRILRAVKNRFGPAAEIGVFEMTGKGLAQVTNPSALFLSERGKPSPGSAVFAGIEGTRPVLVELQALVAPSPHSQARRTVVGWDSGRLAMILAVLEARCGIPFAGLDVYLNVAGGLKISEPAADLAVAAALLSAREDTALPTDTVVFGEISLSGALRPAPQTENRLKEAQKLGFTAAIAPAGGKTGTVAGLTLTRPSDLVGFVGETFGAG; encoded by the coding sequence ATGGTAAAGACGACATCCTTCTCCTGCTCGGCCTGCGGCGCGACGCATACACGATGGTCCGGGCGCTGCGATGGGTGTGGCGAATGGAACACCATAGTTCAGGACGCGCCCCTATCGGCTGGCCCGGCCAAAAAATCACTCGGTGGAAAACGCGGCCAGTCCATTGCACTAACGGACCTGTCGACCGAGGAAACGCCGCCGCCCCGTACACTCTGCGGGGTTGAGGAGCTGGACCGCGTTCTGGGCGGCGGGCTGGTTCCGGCTTCGGCCCTTTTGGTGGGCGGAGACCCCGGCATTGGGAAGTCCACCCTGCTGCTGCAAGCCGCGGCGCGATTCGCGCGTGCAGGCGTGAAAACCATCTATGTCTCGGGCGAAGAAGCCAGCGCGCAAGTTCGCATGCGGGCCCGCCGTCTGGGGCTTGAGGACGCCCCCGTTCAACTCGCCGCCGAAACCAATCTGCGCGACATCCTCACAACGCTTGAAGCGGAAAAGCCCGGACTGGCCATAATCGACTCGATTCAGACCATGTGGGCAGACAATGTCGACAGCGCACCCGGCTCGGTGTCACAAGTCCGGGCTGCGGCCCATGAATTGACCACGTTCGCGAAACGGCACGGTGTTTCGATCATCATGGTTGGCCACGTCACCAAGGATGGCCAGATCGCCGGCCCTCGCGTGGTCGAGCATATGGTCGACACGGTGCTTTATTTCGAAGGCGAGCGCGGCCACCAGTTCCGCATACTGCGCGCAGTCAAGAACCGCTTTGGCCCGGCGGCCGAAATCGGTGTATTCGAAATGACCGGCAAGGGGTTGGCACAAGTCACCAACCCATCGGCCCTGTTCCTGTCCGAACGTGGCAAACCAAGCCCCGGCTCTGCTGTTTTCGCCGGAATTGAAGGTACCCGCCCCGTGTTGGTCGAATTGCAGGCGCTCGTCGCACCCTCACCTCATTCGCAAGCGCGCCGAACCGTCGTTGGATGGGACAGCGGAAGGCTGGCAATGATCCTCGCAGTGCTCGAAGCGCGCTGCGGCATCCCCTTCGCGGGCCTTGATGTCTATCTGAACGTCGCAGGTGGATTAAAAATCAGCGAACCCGCTGCCGATCTGGCCGTTGCCGCTGCGTTACTGAGCGCACGCGAAGACACGGCCCTTCCCACGGATACGGTCGTTTTCGGAGAAATCTCGCTGTCTGGGGCACTTAGACCTGCCCCACAGACCGAAAACAGGTTGAAAGAAGCGCAAAAACTTGGTTTCACAGCGGCAATTGCTCCGGCAGGTGGCAAAACCGGCACTGTGGCAGGTCTGACACTCACCCGACCCTCTGATTTGGTGGGGTTTGTTGGCGAAACCTTCGGAGCAGGTTAA
- a CDS encoding DNA repair protein, translating into MFIQIVLTALILMLTFYLPANARMMALENNHRKFALNMHDIAEAYHMAHTADRGGLFMMSSEFDAVKERMGFLRQHPDLQSLEPEILELAAQMSQISQELAQTYGDVRVERARMFLQQRQEEIELFQRRLEEAQIIQNELRQWTRDVEMEETIAKSQLTRLRDELFELLPELSTQLQAPRNESSSKAASVIAMSPLRPAE; encoded by the coding sequence ATGTTCATCCAGATTGTCCTGACAGCGCTGATTCTCATGCTGACGTTTTACCTGCCAGCCAATGCCCGAATGATGGCGCTGGAAAACAACCACCGCAAATTCGCGCTCAACATGCATGACATCGCAGAAGCGTATCACATGGCCCATACCGCTGACCGGGGCGGGCTGTTCATGATGTCCTCCGAGTTTGACGCAGTCAAAGAACGCATGGGTTTTCTGCGCCAGCACCCTGACCTGCAATCGCTTGAGCCAGAGATTCTGGAGCTGGCCGCTCAGATGAGCCAGATCAGTCAGGAACTGGCCCAGACCTATGGCGATGTCCGGGTCGAACGCGCGCGGATGTTCCTGCAACAGCGGCAGGAAGAGATCGAGCTGTTTCAGCGGCGTCTGGAAGAAGCGCAGATCATCCAGAACGAATTGCGCCAGTGGACGCGGGATGTGGAAATGGAAGAGACAATCGCCAAGTCGCAACTTACGCGCCTGCGGGATGAGCTGTTCGAGCTTCTCCCCGAACTGTCCACCCAACTACAGGCTCCACGCAATGAGAGTTCTTCCAAGGCGGCCAGCGTGATTGCAATGTCGCCCCTTCGACCGGCGGAATAG
- a CDS encoding paraquat-inducible protein A, producing MTLRLATLSLLILYPIAWFAPLMRAGFLPIFGLSEISVITGLQSLWKSDVFLALIVTIFALFAPYIKTIGTALIQWNLLDPRVQPALNILGKLAMADIFLIALYITLAKGISYATIETAWGLYLFTACILASIALGHITEMTSTSRKAQT from the coding sequence ATGACCCTCCGCCTCGCCACCCTCTCGCTGCTGATCCTCTACCCCATCGCGTGGTTCGCTCCACTGATGCGCGCAGGGTTCCTGCCGATCTTCGGCCTCAGCGAGATCAGCGTCATCACTGGGCTCCAGTCCCTGTGGAAGTCCGACGTCTTCCTCGCGCTGATCGTTACGATCTTCGCCCTCTTTGCGCCCTATATTAAAACCATCGGCACCGCCCTGATCCAATGGAACCTGCTGGACCCACGCGTTCAGCCCGCGCTCAACATTCTCGGCAAGCTGGCCATGGCCGACATCTTCCTCATCGCGCTCTACATCACTTTGGCCAAGGGCATCTCTTACGCGACCATCGAAACTGCATGGGGTCTTTACCTGTTCACCGCCTGCATTCTGGCTTCGATCGCTTTGGGCCATATTACAGAGATGACATCCACTTCACGAAAAGCTCAGACCTAA